From a region of the Fusobacterium sp. IOR10 genome:
- the hutH gene encoding histidine ammonia-lyase → MKLIIGEDKLTLDDLINVTRRSYEIQLSQGAYDRIARARALVDRYVEEKRVSYGITTGFGKFCDTVVSKEETGQLQKNLIMSHSCGVGNPLGIDVVRGIMLLRVVNLSKGYSGARKITVDTLVEMLNKGVTPYIPEKGSLGASGDLAPLAHMVLVMLGMGRAYYNGELMDGKKAMEKGGVKILPELSSKEGLALINGTQVMTSVGAHVTYDAINLMKHLDLAGSLTMEALNGITCAFDPRIHEVRGHAGQIRTAANFRKILKESKNTKKQGELRVQDPYTLRCIPQIHGASKDTLDYVREKVETEMDAVTDNPIIFCDTDDVISGGNFHGQPMALPFDFLGIAISEMANVSERRLERLVNPSLNYGLPAFLVEKGGVNSGFMIVQYAAAALVSENKILAHPASVDSIPSSANQEDHVSMGTIGARKAGEILQNARKVISMEILTACQGIDLRKAVDGLGQGTKEAYKLVREIVSHYDTDRVMHIDIDAVEKLIEENKIVESVQGKIGELEI, encoded by the coding sequence ATGAAATTAATAATAGGGGAAGATAAATTAACACTAGATGATCTTATTAATGTAACAAGAAGGTCTTATGAAATTCAACTGTCACAAGGTGCCTATGATAGAATAGCTAGGGCAAGAGCTTTAGTTGACAGATATGTGGAAGAAAAAAGAGTATCTTATGGAATCACAACAGGATTTGGAAAATTTTGTGATACAGTTGTGTCAAAGGAAGAAACAGGACAGTTACAAAAGAACTTAATAATGAGTCATTCTTGTGGAGTTGGAAATCCCCTTGGAATTGATGTTGTTAGGGGAATTATGTTACTAAGGGTAGTTAACCTATCTAAGGGATATTCAGGTGCAAGAAAAATAACAGTGGACACATTAGTTGAAATGTTAAACAAAGGTGTAACTCCTTATATTCCAGAAAAGGGTTCCCTTGGAGCTTCTGGAGATTTGGCTCCCTTGGCACATATGGTTTTAGTAATGCTTGGAATGGGAAGAGCCTACTACAATGGTGAACTAATGGATGGTAAAAAAGCAATGGAAAAGGGTGGAGTAAAAATTCTTCCAGAACTTTCATCAAAGGAAGGATTAGCACTAATAAATGGAACTCAAGTTATGACTTCAGTTGGGGCCCATGTAACCTATGATGCAATAAATTTAATGAAACATCTTGATTTAGCAGGTTCCCTAACAATGGAAGCTCTAAATGGAATAACTTGTGCCTTTGATCCTAGAATTCATGAGGTTAGAGGACATGCAGGACAAATAAGAACAGCAGCAAACTTTAGAAAAATTTTAAAGGAAAGTAAAAACACTAAAAAACAAGGGGAATTAAGGGTTCAAGATCCATATACATTGAGATGTATTCCTCAAATTCACGGGGCTAGTAAGGATACCCTAGACTATGTTAGGGAAAAAGTTGAAACAGAAATGGACGCTGTAACAGATAATCCAATTATATTCTGTGACACAGATGATGTTATTTCTGGAGGAAACTTCCATGGACAACCAATGGCACTTCCCTTTGATTTCCTAGGCATAGCAATATCAGAAATGGCAAATGTATCAGAAAGAAGACTTGAAAGATTAGTGAATCCAAGTTTAAACTATGGATTACCAGCATTTTTAGTGGAAAAGGGTGGAGTAAATTCAGGGTTTATGATAGTTCAATATGCAGCAGCAGCCTTAGTTTCAGAAAATAAAATCTTAGCTCATCCAGCATCTGTGGATTCAATTCCATCTTCAGCTAACCAAGAGGACCATGTATCCATGGGAACAATAGGAGCAAGAAAGGCTGGGGAAATATTACAAAATGCAAGAAAGGTTATTTCAATGGAAATATTAACAGCTTGTCAAGGTATTGACCTTAGAAAAGCAGTTGATGGTTTAGGACAAGGAACTAAGGAAGCATACAAACTTGTAAGGGAAATAGTTTCCCACTATGATACTGATAGGGTTATGCATATAGACATAGATGCAGTGGAAAAATTAATAGAAGAAAATAAAATAGTTGAAAGTGTACAAGGAAAAATAGGGGAACTAGAAATATAG
- a CDS encoding Na+/H+ antiporter family protein produces MLFNPVVVSVVLMSILCLLRLNVIISMILAALVAGVMSGLGVSATMGFLISGMGGNSETALSYVLLGTLAVAINQTGLAGMMSKKIAKVVSGRKFVLLLLIAFITCFSQNLIPVHIAFIPILIPPLLKLMNKLKLDRRGMACALTFGLKTPYIVLPVGFGLIFQTIIKDQINANGYTVTLGQVWRANWILGIAMFIGLLTAIFFSYRKPREYKDLPLKGFEEQNNIPEKMETKHWVTLVGAIVAFVVQLTTGSLPLGAIVALGIMVAFKAIKWGDIDDLLNGGVLIMGLIAFVMLVAAGYGNVIRETNAIPQLVESVVAIIGTSKVAGAFIMLLVGLFVTMGIGSSFGTIPILAVIYCPLALKLGFSPGAIIVLIATAGALGDAGSPASDSTLGPTSGLNVDGQHQHIWDTCVPTFLHYNIPLFIAGMIGALIF; encoded by the coding sequence ATGTTATTTAATCCAGTGGTAGTTTCAGTTGTTTTAATGAGTATTCTTTGTTTGCTAAGGCTAAATGTAATAATATCAATGATATTAGCAGCTTTAGTAGCAGGGGTAATGTCAGGATTGGGAGTTTCAGCAACAATGGGATTTCTAATTTCAGGAATGGGTGGAAATTCAGAGACAGCACTTAGTTATGTTTTGTTAGGTACTTTAGCTGTGGCAATAAATCAAACAGGATTAGCTGGGATGATGTCTAAAAAAATTGCCAAGGTTGTAAGTGGAAGAAAATTCGTTCTATTGCTTTTAATAGCATTTATAACTTGTTTTTCACAAAATTTAATTCCAGTACACATTGCCTTTATACCAATTTTAATTCCACCATTATTAAAACTAATGAATAAATTAAAATTAGATAGAAGGGGAATGGCCTGTGCTCTAACCTTTGGATTAAAAACTCCATATATAGTTTTACCAGTTGGTTTTGGACTTATATTTCAAACAATAATAAAGGATCAAATTAATGCAAATGGGTATACAGTTACTTTAGGGCAAGTTTGGAGAGCTAACTGGATACTTGGAATTGCAATGTTCATAGGATTATTAACAGCAATATTCTTTTCATATAGAAAACCTAGAGAGTATAAGGATTTACCTTTAAAGGGTTTTGAAGAACAAAATAATATTCCAGAAAAAATGGAAACAAAACATTGGGTAACATTGGTTGGGGCAATTGTTGCCTTTGTAGTTCAATTAACAACAGGGTCTCTACCCCTTGGAGCAATAGTTGCCCTTGGGATAATGGTTGCATTTAAAGCTATTAAATGGGGAGACATTGATGATTTACTAAATGGTGGAGTTTTAATAATGGGACTTATTGCCTTTGTAATGTTAGTTGCAGCAGGTTATGGAAATGTTATTAGGGAAACAAATGCTATTCCACAACTAGTTGAAAGTGTAGTGGCAATAATAGGAACTAGTAAAGTTGCAGGGGCCTTTATAATGTTACTTGTTGGATTATTTGTAACAATGGGAATAGGAAGTTCCTTTGGAACAATTCCAATTTTAGCAGTTATATACTGTCCTTTAGCTTTAAAATTAGGTTTTTCACCAGGTGCAATAATAGTATTAATTGCAACTGCAGGAGCTTTGGGAGATGCAGGTTCTCCAGCATCAGATTCAACACTTGGACCAACATCAGGATTAAATGTAGATGGACAACACCAACATATTTGGGATACATGTGTACCAACATTCTTACATTACAATATCCCTTTGTTTATAGCAGGAATGATAGGAGCATTAATTTTTTAA
- a CDS encoding bifunctional 2-keto-4-hydroxyglutarate aldolase/2-keto-3-deoxy-6-phosphogluconate aldolase, protein MLKKHETINKIIDTGIVAVIRGESIEEGIRISKACIDGGILAVEITYTVPGATEIIKTLTQTFPEDQLIIGAGTILDAITARIAILAGAKYIVSPSFDEETAKLCNTYQIPYMPGCMTINEMTKAIQYGSDIIKLFPGSAFGPSIIKSIKAPLPQINIMPTGGIDLKNIDKWFNNGVTAVGVGGKLASGTSESITETAKLFINKIKEIRKK, encoded by the coding sequence ATGTTAAAAAAACATGAAACTATTAACAAAATTATAGATACTGGTATTGTAGCTGTTATTAGAGGGGAAAGTATTGAAGAGGGAATTAGAATATCAAAAGCTTGTATAGATGGAGGAATTCTAGCTGTAGAAATTACTTACACTGTTCCTGGAGCTACCGAAATTATAAAAACATTAACCCAAACTTTCCCAGAGGATCAATTAATTATAGGAGCTGGAACAATTCTTGATGCCATCACAGCAAGAATAGCCATTCTTGCCGGAGCTAAATATATTGTTTCTCCTTCTTTTGATGAAGAAACTGCTAAATTATGTAATACTTATCAAATTCCATATATGCCTGGTTGTATGACTATCAACGAAATGACAAAAGCAATACAATATGGTTCTGATATTATTAAATTGTTCCCTGGAAGTGCCTTTGGTCCTTCTATTATAAAATCTATAAAAGCTCCTTTACCACAAATAAATATTATGCCCACTGGTGGAATTGACTTAAAGAATATTGATAAATGGTTTAATAATGGAGTTACTGCAGTTGGAGTAGGTGGGAAACTTGCCTCTGGTACCAGTGAATCTATTACAGAAACTGCTAAATTATTTATAAATAAAATAAAAGAAATTAGAAAAAAATAA
- a CDS encoding TRAP transporter substrate-binding protein, with translation MKKILLIGILSLMGIVAGCSEKGEKEKVKTKVLKVAFNQSENHPQYKAMREFSDRLEKETNGAYKLEISPNGLLGDQRATLELVQSGVIQMALVGNPVVENFNQDFAVIGLPYLYDSLDHQKKVFLSGILDPLFKSVSKNGFEVIGAFTAGSRCVYTDKPIMKPEDLSGYKIRVMQSDTMKKMIDLMGGVGTPMGQGEVYTAIQQGVIEGGENNEVTYSDLKHYEVAPYFSYTNHLMIPDLIVINEKLYNGMSQENRKIFDRLMYETIEKEFLAWNKNVEKAKEIAIENGATFVNIDIKPFQKNIEPLQETVKNHSDVTRSIYKKVRELAN, from the coding sequence ATGAAAAAAATATTACTTATAGGAATTTTATCATTAATGGGTATTGTTGCAGGGTGTTCAGAAAAAGGTGAGAAGGAAAAAGTTAAAACTAAAGTACTTAAAGTTGCCTTTAATCAATCTGAAAATCATCCTCAATATAAAGCAATGAGGGAATTTAGTGATAGATTAGAAAAAGAAACAAACGGAGCTTACAAATTGGAAATTTCTCCAAATGGATTGTTAGGGGATCAAAGGGCAACTTTAGAACTTGTTCAAAGTGGCGTTATTCAAATGGCTTTAGTTGGAAATCCAGTTGTAGAAAATTTTAACCAAGATTTTGCAGTTATAGGATTACCATACTTATATGACAGCTTAGACCATCAAAAAAAGGTGTTTTTATCTGGTATATTGGATCCTTTGTTTAAATCAGTTTCTAAAAATGGATTTGAAGTTATAGGTGCTTTTACAGCTGGATCTAGATGTGTTTATACTGATAAACCAATTATGAAACCAGAAGATTTAAGTGGATATAAAATTAGAGTAATGCAATCTGATACAATGAAAAAAATGATAGATTTAATGGGTGGTGTTGGAACTCCAATGGGTCAAGGAGAGGTTTATACTGCTATTCAACAAGGAGTTATTGAAGGAGGAGAAAATAATGAAGTTACTTATTCAGATTTAAAACACTATGAAGTTGCTCCGTATTTCTCTTATACAAATCATTTAATGATTCCAGATTTAATTGTAATTAATGAAAAACTATATAATGGAATGTCTCAAGAAAATAGGAAAATTTTTGATAGATTAATGTATGAAACTATAGAAAAAGAATTTTTAGCATGGAATAAAAATGTTGAAAAAGCTAAAGAAATTGCCATTGAGAATGGAGCTACATTTGTAAATATAGATATAAAACCATTTCAAAAAAATATAGAACCACTACAAGAAACTGTTAAAAATCATTCAGATGTGACAAGAAGTATATATAAAAAAGTAAGAGAGTTAGCAAACTAA
- a CDS encoding IclR family transcriptional regulator, whose product MENLKNKTLEKNVPAIEKADKIFTYLYHNEKANQVTISRELNLSKATVNRLLFVLVKLEYLNLNNSFYSLGNKFSIFSNKNNKYNIIMNITYPYLEELSLKFKETFKLSVLDENIVRCIASVESSDYIKVPVSNKAIFPLHAGAASKLLISQLSDNKLNNLLEKNLPKYTENTITDRETLKKELLKINFKKIAFDNMEHSEKIKAIATPILNENNQIIAAISCPCFPEDLTTEKIEIISKSMCYICDEISKKLKYF is encoded by the coding sequence ATGGAAAACTTAAAAAATAAAACTTTAGAAAAAAATGTTCCTGCAATAGAAAAAGCTGATAAAATTTTCACTTACCTTTATCATAACGAAAAAGCCAACCAAGTAACTATTTCAAGAGAATTGAACTTATCGAAAGCTACTGTTAACCGCCTTCTTTTTGTTCTTGTTAAACTAGAATATTTAAACTTAAATAATAGTTTTTATTCTTTAGGAAATAAATTTTCAATTTTTTCAAATAAAAATAATAAATATAATATTATAATGAATATTACCTATCCATATTTAGAAGAACTTTCTTTAAAATTTAAAGAAACATTTAAATTAAGCGTCTTAGACGAAAATATTGTAAGATGCATAGCTAGTGTTGAAAGTAGTGATTATATTAAAGTCCCTGTATCAAATAAGGCTATTTTCCCACTTCATGCAGGAGCAGCTAGTAAACTACTTATTTCTCAATTAAGTGATAACAAATTAAATAACTTACTTGAAAAAAATCTTCCTAAATATACTGAAAATACCATCACAGACAGAGAAACTTTAAAAAAAGAACTGTTAAAAATAAACTTTAAAAAAATTGCTTTTGATAATATGGAACATTCAGAAAAGATAAAAGCTATTGCTACTCCTATTTTAAATGAAAACAATCAAATTATAGCTGCTATTAGTTGCCCTTGTTTTCCTGAAGATTTGACTACAGAAAAAATAGAAATTATTTCTAAAAGTATGTGCTATATTTGTGATGAAATATCTAAAAAATTAAAATATTTTTAA
- a CDS encoding TRAP transporter small permease, giving the protein MEKTKYILDKIIEMYCIAIMGLMTILVTWQVFIRYIFNKPNAYTEQISQYLFVWLVLYGSAYVFGKREHMQISFLRDKSPKWLKNKIDIFQEIIIMIFTFTVMVYGGYYSSLTQMNQVDAALQIPIGIIYSAIPISGLFVIFYSVYNIRKILFLSKKDKG; this is encoded by the coding sequence ATGGAAAAAACAAAGTATATTCTTGATAAAATAATAGAAATGTACTGTATTGCTATTATGGGTCTTATGACAATATTAGTCACTTGGCAAGTTTTTATTAGATATATATTTAATAAGCCAAATGCCTATACAGAACAAATATCTCAATATCTTTTTGTATGGTTAGTGTTATATGGCTCTGCATATGTTTTTGGGAAAAGAGAGCATATGCAAATATCTTTTTTAAGGGACAAGTCACCAAAATGGTTGAAAAATAAAATAGATATATTTCAAGAAATTATAATTATGATATTTACATTTACAGTTATGGTTTATGGAGGATATTATTCTTCATTAACTCAAATGAATCAAGTTGATGCAGCTTTACAAATTCCAATTGGAATAATTTATTCTGCAATTCCAATAAGTGGACTATTTGTAATATTTTATAGTGTATATAATATAAGAAAAATTTTATTTTTAAGTAAGAAAGATAAGGGGTAG
- the kduI gene encoding 5-dehydro-4-deoxy-D-glucuronate isomerase encodes MEIRYASSNKDAKKYDTNRLREEYLIQELFKPNKLKLVYSHFDRIIVGGVCPTTETLKLIGSKELGSDFFLERRELGIINIGGDGVVILNGETFEINNKDALYVGLGIEKVSFKSKDPKNPAKFYLNSAPAHFKYPTVRIGLEDAKKVKLGSIETSNKRTINQYIHPDVCKSCQLVMGMTILEDGSVWNSMPCHTHDRRMEVYLYFDMNEDARVFHLMGEPSETRHVVMKSEEAIISPSWSIHSGVGTAGYTFIWGMVGENQTFTDMDHVKMEDIK; translated from the coding sequence ATGGAAATACGTTATGCTTCAAGTAACAAAGATGCAAAAAAATATGATACTAATAGGTTGAGAGAGGAATATTTAATTCAAGAACTTTTTAAACCTAACAAATTAAAATTAGTTTATTCTCATTTTGATAGAATAATCGTTGGAGGAGTATGTCCAACAACAGAAACTTTAAAGTTAATCGGTAGTAAAGAATTAGGAAGTGATTTTTTCTTAGAAAGAAGAGAGTTAGGGATTATAAATATTGGTGGAGATGGAGTTGTAATATTAAATGGAGAAACATTTGAAATAAATAATAAAGATGCGTTATATGTTGGATTAGGAATAGAAAAAGTTTCATTTAAATCAAAAGATCCAAAAAATCCAGCTAAATTTTATTTAAATTCAGCTCCAGCTCATTTTAAATATCCAACAGTAAGAATAGGATTGGAAGATGCTAAAAAAGTAAAATTAGGAAGTATAGAAACTTCTAATAAAAGAACAATAAATCAGTATATTCATCCAGATGTATGTAAGTCATGCCAACTTGTTATGGGAATGACTATTTTGGAAGATGGATCTGTATGGAATAGTATGCCTTGTCATACTCATGATAGAAGAATGGAAGTTTATTTATATTTTGATATGAATGAGGATGCAAGAGTTTTCCATTTAATGGGTGAACCTTCAGAAACAAGACATGTGGTAATGAAAAGTGAGGAAGCTATAATTTCTCCTTCTTGGTCAATACATTCAGGAGTTGGAACTGCAGGTTATACATTTATATGGGGAATGGTAGGAGAAAATCAAACATTTACTGATATGGATCATGTAAAAATGGAAGATATTAAATAA
- a CDS encoding ROK family protein, which produces MYQKKAHETNENNVFRYIFYSNCEFVIKDVSENLNISFPTVKKIIDNFLKKEMLFNQKKIGTGVGRKAVEYSFNDFFCYSIGVRIKKHMASIILINAKGKIICEKTSAFSHLDKIQGELLNLIKDFINSLSKNIKDKLVGVGISVPGIVNRENEFIEFSSKNKVHLSFIEEIKSELNLPVFMENESNLASIGEGFLSKYSKCSLFTVLTINDYVGISNFQQQNSSKGFNFKAGRLHHMIIETNGRTCECGAKGCWGAYISNKSLISDFKRIFPEISTFENIFSEKYLNSEKGKKILDNYIKYLAIGIKNILFFSNPEKLIISGKICFYKDIIKEKLIEEIYKDHIFYRGKETIVFSDFNDDSIIIGAAMFPIVDSLF; this is translated from the coding sequence ATGTATCAGAAAAAGGCACATGAGACTAATGAAAACAATGTTTTTAGATATATTTTTTATTCTAATTGTGAATTTGTCATTAAGGATGTTTCAGAAAATTTAAACATTAGCTTTCCCACTGTTAAAAAAATAATTGATAATTTTCTAAAAAAAGAAATGCTATTTAATCAAAAAAAAATTGGAACTGGTGTTGGGAGAAAAGCTGTGGAATATTCTTTCAATGATTTTTTTTGCTACTCAATTGGAGTAAGAATAAAAAAACATATGGCTAGTATTATATTAATAAATGCAAAGGGAAAAATAATTTGTGAAAAGACTTCAGCTTTTTCACATTTGGATAAAATACAAGGGGAGCTTTTAAATTTAATTAAAGATTTCATAAACAGTCTTTCTAAAAATATCAAGGATAAATTAGTTGGTGTTGGTATTTCAGTTCCTGGTATTGTTAACAGAGAAAATGAATTTATAGAATTTAGCTCTAAAAATAAAGTACATCTTTCCTTTATTGAAGAAATAAAATCAGAACTTAATCTTCCAGTATTTATGGAAAATGAATCTAATTTAGCATCTATAGGAGAGGGGTTTCTTTCTAAATATTCCAAATGTTCCCTTTTTACAGTTCTTACAATTAATGACTATGTGGGAATAAGTAACTTCCAACAGCAAAATTCAAGTAAGGGCTTTAATTTTAAAGCAGGAAGATTACATCATATGATTATTGAAACAAATGGAAGAACTTGTGAATGTGGTGCAAAGGGATGCTGGGGAGCTTATATTTCAAATAAAAGTCTAATCTCAGATTTTAAAAGGATTTTTCCTGAAATTTCAACCTTTGAAAATATATTTTCTGAAAAATATTTAAACAGTGAAAAAGGAAAAAAAATCTTAGATAATTACATTAAATATTTAGCTATTGGAATAAAAAATATATTGTTTTTTTCAAATCCTGAGAAATTAATTATTTCAGGGAAAATTTGTTTTTACAAGGATATTATTAAAGAAAAACTCATAGAAGAAATATACAAGGATCATATATTTTATAGGGGAAAGGAAACTATAGTTTTTTCAGATTTTAATGATGATTCTATAATTATAGGAGCTGCTATGTTCCCTATTGTAGATAGTTTATTTTAA
- a CDS encoding IclR family transcriptional regulator, translating to MKTLHKPTSRVISILNLISEHPQKFSLSNISKMLNIPKSTISPILKTLIELEIIKQHPYFLTYSIGVSAFQIGQKYLENITGIDLIKSHMVSVVKECNEICQLGICHNNEVVYITKVDCEQPVKLMSSIGKSLPLYCTALGRVFLTSFSHEEIRTLYKNGIKPLTENTVNDVEKLLKIVDNDSKRGYSEEIGEVTSDARCIAFPLKINNNILAAIGISLPIFRSDENIMESIKESLRKHSKLISLELENLDIKSLV from the coding sequence ATGAAAACTTTACATAAACCAACTTCAAGAGTTATTTCAATTTTAAATTTAATCTCTGAACATCCTCAAAAATTTAGCTTATCTAATATTTCCAAAATGCTAAATATACCTAAAAGTACAATTTCTCCAATTTTAAAAACTTTGATAGAATTAGAAATTATAAAGCAACATCCTTATTTTTTAACATATTCAATTGGAGTTTCTGCTTTCCAAATTGGACAAAAATATTTAGAAAATATTACTGGTATTGATTTAATTAAATCACATATGGTTTCTGTTGTTAAAGAATGTAACGAGATATGTCAACTTGGAATTTGCCACAATAACGAAGTTGTCTACATTACAAAGGTTGACTGTGAACAGCCTGTTAAACTAATGTCTAGTATAGGAAAATCTCTTCCTCTATACTGTACAGCTTTAGGGAGAGTATTTTTAACATCTTTTTCCCATGAAGAAATTAGAACTTTATATAAAAATGGAATAAAACCCTTAACAGAAAATACTGTTAACGATGTTGAAAAACTTTTAAAAATTGTTGATAATGACTCAAAAAGAGGCTATAGCGAAGAGATAGGAGAAGTAACTTCTGATGCTAGATGTATTGCCTTCCCTCTAAAAATTAATAATAATATTTTAGCAGCAATTGGAATTAGTCTCCCTATCTTTAGATCAGATGAAAATATCATGGAAAGCATTAAAGAATCTCTTAGAAAACATTCTAAATTAATTTCACTAGAACTAGAAAATTTGGATATTAAATCTTTAGTTTAA
- the kduD gene encoding 2-dehydro-3-deoxy-D-gluconate 5-dehydrogenase KduD produces the protein MLSKFSMDFFSLKGKIAIVTGGNTGLGLGYVEAFAKAGADLFVVTYDREWEETKKIVESAGQKVSFYQADLTKRNEISESVKECMRVYGKIDILVNNAGTIKRAPLLEYKDSDWEAVMNINLNSVYYMSQDVAKIMVEQKSGKIINIASMLSFQGGKFVPPYTASKHGVAGLTKAFANELASKNIQINAIAPGYIKTANTAPIRADKERNAEILGRIPAERWADPFDLMGTIVFLGSRASDYINGHILAVDGGWLVR, from the coding sequence ATGTTAAGTAAATTTTCAATGGATTTCTTTTCTTTAAAAGGAAAGATTGCTATAGTTACAGGTGGCAATACAGGATTAGGTTTAGGATATGTTGAAGCTTTTGCTAAAGCAGGAGCAGATCTATTTGTAGTGACTTATGATAGAGAATGGGAAGAAACAAAAAAAATAGTAGAATCAGCTGGACAAAAAGTATCTTTTTATCAAGCAGATTTAACAAAAAGAAATGAGATTTCAGAAAGTGTAAAAGAATGTATGAGAGTATACGGAAAGATTGATATATTGGTAAACAATGCAGGAACAATAAAAAGAGCTCCATTGTTAGAATATAAAGATTCTGATTGGGAAGCTGTAATGAACATTAATTTAAATTCTGTTTATTATATGAGCCAAGATGTAGCTAAAATAATGGTAGAACAAAAAAGTGGTAAAATAATAAATATAGCTTCAATGCTTTCTTTCCAAGGTGGGAAGTTCGTTCCGCCCTATACAGCAAGTAAACATGGAGTAGCTGGATTAACAAAGGCTTTTGCAAATGAATTAGCATCAAAAAACATTCAAATAAATGCCATTGCTCCAGGATATATAAAAACAGCTAATACAGCTCCAATAAGAGCAGATAAAGAAAGAAATGCAGAAATATTAGGAAGAATACCTGCAGAAAGATGGGCAGATCCATTTGATTTAATGGGAACAATAGTTTTCTTAGGAAGTAGAGCTTCAGATTATATCAATGGTCATATTTTAGCAGTTGATGGTGGTTGGTTGGTTAGATAG
- a CDS encoding sugar kinase, with translation MFDFKNRKFDVISCGEVIMRLSPQEGKLLSQEGKLNRYLGGAELNVLSGISNLGCSTSFISKIPSHDLGIYAEKSMNINGVNSDYLVYDNTKNSRLAIYYYEYGSSPRKPNVVYDRHNSSFQFLDIKEIDNNVYNQTKIFHISGISLGLCENSKKLTKDLIKKFKESGALISFDINFRRNLWASEENAKEEILKIIPYIDILFASEETLRKMFGQVGTMKKIMKNFSKEYNIPLIISSQRTINSPKSHNFTSTIYSEKNNEYYFEAPYNNIDVIDRIGSGDAFVSGILFGLIKYNNIQKSLKFGNALGSLKNTVFGDSSCFSLKLVENIINDHENGSDCEMNR, from the coding sequence ATGTTTGATTTTAAAAATAGAAAATTTGATGTTATATCTTGTGGAGAAGTAATTATGAGACTTTCTCCACAAGAGGGTAAACTTCTTTCACAAGAAGGAAAATTAAATAGATATCTTGGTGGAGCAGAACTTAATGTTCTATCTGGAATTTCAAACCTTGGGTGTTCTACTTCATTTATTTCTAAAATACCTAGCCATGATTTAGGAATATATGCAGAAAAATCTATGAATATAAATGGTGTAAACTCTGACTATCTTGTATACGATAACACTAAAAATTCTCGACTTGCTATTTATTACTATGAATATGGATCATCACCTAGAAAACCTAATGTTGTTTATGATAGACATAACTCCTCTTTTCAGTTCCTCGACATAAAAGAAATTGATAATAATGTTTATAACCAAACAAAAATTTTTCATATAAGTGGAATTTCCCTTGGATTATGTGAAAACTCTAAAAAACTAACTAAAGATTTAATAAAAAAATTTAAAGAATCAGGAGCTTTAATATCATTTGACATAAATTTTAGAAGAAATCTTTGGGCAAGTGAAGAAAATGCAAAGGAAGAAATTTTAAAAATTATTCCATATATTGATATACTTTTTGCCTCTGAAGAAACTCTTAGAAAAATGTTTGGACAAGTTGGTACAATGAAAAAAATAATGAAAAATTTTTCTAAAGAATATAATATACCTTTAATTATATCTAGCCAAAGAACTATTAATTCTCCGAAATCTCATAATTTTACTTCTACTATATATAGTGAAAAAAATAATGAATATTATTTTGAAGCTCCCTACAATAATATAGATGTAATTGATAGAATTGGAAGTGGAGATGCTTTTGTTTCTGGAATACTATTTGGACTTATAAAATATAACAACATTCAAAAATCATTGAAATTTGGAAATGCTCTAGGTTCTTTAAAGAATACAGTGTTTGGAGATTCTTCTTGTTTCTCATTAAAGCTTGTGGAAAATATAATAAATGACCATGAAAATGGTTCTGACTGTGAAATGAATAGATAG